A portion of the Mesobacillus jeotgali genome contains these proteins:
- a CDS encoding EAL domain-containing protein: MARRFTSILDNLLGWGKIMLPHSSICYYPPQFILRNPLVAGVKKAINSGCEVAVIAYTIKNHRELVAQLGEETWKYHKALKRHFKDVIEVEIDKEDMIVLHDYYSDSLSLFMRIDHNRHCISEIDAKMKKILREAESRIFHQYPTVQPVFDTGFIFIDKSVGSLHEAVLKAHQQAFAMAEKRIQSEFNEMVYEMNKIIAQQNIKLLAQPIIDVATKEIRAWEMLTRGPEGTSLESPLQLFSVARQTNMLYELEMIVLKKTLEQITSTGCPDDIFINFTPITLGNSRFVRDLKTMMKSYESIKPNQITFEITERDSIEGIDNFIYNIKVLRGMGIKIAVDDTGAGYASLNTISEIMPDVIKIDRSVIQNIDKNSVKESMLKGLLLVAREAGSTVIAEGIENEHEASVLSRNKVELAQGYFYARPGLLKTV, encoded by the coding sequence ATGGCCCGCCGCTTTACTAGCATATTGGACAACCTGCTTGGTTGGGGAAAAATAATGCTGCCTCATTCATCGATTTGTTATTATCCGCCCCAGTTTATTTTGCGGAACCCTTTGGTAGCAGGGGTGAAGAAGGCTATTAACAGTGGCTGTGAAGTTGCAGTCATTGCCTATACAATTAAAAACCACCGGGAGCTCGTTGCTCAGCTGGGTGAAGAAACGTGGAAGTATCATAAAGCTTTAAAGCGCCATTTCAAAGATGTCATAGAAGTGGAAATTGATAAGGAAGACATGATTGTCCTGCATGATTATTATAGTGACAGTCTGAGCCTGTTCATGAGAATTGACCATAACAGGCATTGTATATCCGAGATCGATGCAAAAATGAAAAAGATCCTCAGGGAAGCGGAAAGCAGGATTTTTCATCAGTATCCAACAGTCCAGCCGGTTTTTGATACGGGTTTTATTTTCATCGATAAATCAGTAGGTTCCCTTCATGAAGCGGTACTGAAGGCGCATCAGCAGGCTTTTGCGATGGCTGAAAAGCGGATACAGTCCGAATTCAATGAAATGGTCTATGAAATGAATAAAATCATCGCCCAGCAAAATATCAAACTTCTGGCACAGCCAATCATTGATGTTGCCACGAAGGAAATCCGTGCCTGGGAAATGCTGACCAGGGGGCCGGAGGGGACATCTCTTGAAAGTCCTTTACAGCTATTTTCAGTCGCCAGACAGACAAATATGCTGTATGAGCTGGAAATGATCGTCTTGAAGAAAACGCTTGAGCAAATTACGTCAACAGGCTGCCCTGATGATATTTTCATCAATTTCACACCAATCACCCTTGGGAATTCCCGTTTCGTCCGGGACCTGAAGACGATGATGAAATCCTACGAAAGCATCAAGCCAAATCAAATCACATTTGAAATTACCGAGCGGGACTCAATTGAGGGAATCGACAATTTTATCTATAATATAAAGGTGTTAAGAGGAATGGGTATCAAGATTGCGGTGGATGATACCGGTGCGGGATATGCAAGCCTGAATACCATCAGTGAAATCATGCCGGACGTCATCAAGATTGACCGTTCCGTCATCCAGAACATCGACAAAAACTCCGTCAAGGAATCGATGCTGAAAGGGCTTCTCCTTGTTGCAAGGGAAGCGGGATCCACAGTCATTGCGGAAGGGATTGAAAACGAGCATGAAGCTTCAGTCCTTTCACGGAACAAGGTTGAGCTGGCACAAGGTTATTTCTATGCCCGTCCCGGATTATTGAAAACCGTCTAG
- a CDS encoding DUF86 domain-containing protein: MYFVDRDQIEVTLEFLNRQIDFFESNETWETPMEKSALERAAHTMVEAVLDVGNAMIDGFIMRDPGSYEDIIDILDDEKVVTAEMSAGLKKIVLFRKMLVQQYTAVDHASLIETFKSELPQLKLFPVKVREYLTNELGPVSAFKK; this comes from the coding sequence ATGTATTTTGTCGACAGGGATCAAATCGAAGTAACATTAGAGTTTTTGAACAGGCAGATCGATTTTTTTGAAAGCAATGAAACATGGGAAACGCCAATGGAAAAATCGGCTTTGGAGCGTGCGGCACATACAATGGTAGAAGCCGTTCTCGATGTGGGCAATGCGATGATTGATGGCTTCATCATGCGCGATCCGGGAAGCTACGAAGACATCATTGATATATTAGATGATGAAAAAGTGGTGACAGCTGAAATGAGCGCAGGATTGAAAAAAATCGTCCTATTCAGGAAGATGCTTGTCCAGCAATACACTGCTGTTGACCATGCCAGCCTGATTGAAACTTTCAAGTCTGAGCTTCCGCAACTCAAGCTTTTTCCGGTAAAGGTCAGAGAGTATCTAACGAACGAGCTGGGGCCTGTTTCCGCTTTTAAAAAGTAA
- a CDS encoding TIGR01457 family HAD-type hydrolase has protein sequence MKKYKGYLIDLDGTMYRGSERIEAASDFIKRLIEADIPYLFVTNNSSRTPAQVAEKLRGFDIPTTEAQVFTTSQATANYIYEQKQDATVYVIGEEGIQTAIEEKGLKFAGEDADFVVSGIDRGITYEKLAVGCLAVRNGATFISTNGDIAIPTERGLLPGNGSLTSVIAVSTQTEPIFIGKPESVIMEQALKVLGTAKEETLMVGDYYDTDILAGMRAGMDTLLVHTGVTTKELLKGYNEMPTYTVDSLDEWEV, from the coding sequence ATGAAAAAATATAAAGGGTATCTGATCGATTTGGATGGAACGATGTATCGCGGCTCAGAGCGCATCGAGGCAGCTTCTGATTTTATAAAAAGGCTGATTGAAGCGGATATCCCTTATTTATTCGTAACGAATAATTCATCGCGCACACCTGCACAGGTTGCCGAGAAGCTGCGCGGCTTTGATATCCCGACGACTGAGGCGCAGGTTTTTACAACAAGCCAGGCCACGGCCAACTATATCTATGAGCAAAAACAAGATGCAACCGTATATGTGATTGGCGAAGAGGGAATCCAAACAGCGATTGAAGAAAAAGGCTTGAAGTTTGCTGGAGAAGATGCAGATTTCGTTGTTTCTGGAATTGACCGGGGCATTACCTATGAGAAGCTTGCAGTTGGCTGTCTTGCGGTAAGGAACGGGGCAACCTTCATTTCGACAAACGGAGATATTGCCATCCCGACAGAGCGGGGCCTGCTGCCTGGTAATGGGTCTTTGACATCAGTCATCGCCGTATCGACACAAACAGAACCTATCTTCATCGGCAAGCCAGAATCAGTCATTATGGAACAGGCCTTGAAGGTTCTCGGAACAGCAAAAGAAGAAACGCTTATGGTTGGGGACTATTATGATACCGACATTCTTGCAGGCATGAGGGCAGGCATGGATACCCTGCTTGTTCACACTGGTGTCACAACGAAGGAATTGCTTAAAGGTTATAATGAAATGCCAACCTATACAGTGGATTCTCTGGACGAATGGGAAGTATAA
- a CDS encoding phosphatidylglycerophosphatase A family protein, with the protein MLEKKRAIHMTEETARKWLHERGVEIEDIAKLVFFLQEKYHPNLQMDDCIENVERVLSKREVQNAILTGIQLDILAEQKKLGEPLQSIIETDESLYGVDEILAFSIVNIYGSIGFTNYGFIDKAKPGILKILNDKEASGKCHTFLDDIVGAVAAAASSRLAHRAANVEN; encoded by the coding sequence ATGTTAGAAAAGAAACGCGCCATCCATATGACCGAGGAAACTGCCCGAAAATGGCTCCATGAACGCGGGGTTGAAATAGAAGATATCGCCAAACTCGTTTTTTTCCTGCAGGAGAAGTACCACCCGAACCTGCAAATGGACGATTGTATCGAGAATGTGGAAAGAGTATTGTCTAAGCGTGAGGTACAGAATGCGATTCTGACAGGAATCCAGCTTGATATCCTTGCTGAGCAGAAGAAGCTTGGAGAACCGCTCCAGTCGATCATTGAAACAGATGAAAGCTTATACGGCGTGGATGAAATCCTCGCTTTCTCCATTGTAAATATCTATGGTTCGATCGGCTTCACAAACTATGGGTTCATCGATAAGGCAAAGCCGGGTATCCTGAAGATTCTTAATGATAAAGAAGCATCAGGCAAGTGCCATACTTTCCTTGATGATATCGTGGGAGCAGTTGCCGCTGCTGCGTCAAGCCGTCTTGCCCATAGAGCGGCAAATGTAGAGAATTAA
- the yutH gene encoding spore coat putative kinase YutH: MFQKMLKEVYGIFPDSEVSLGRYHGYKQNEGLYLIMDANGTKEQEISELSKIADHMQKAGDRNVSKLLSDKEGRQVCDWEGRKYCVLLNRAAPMPEKLRTGRKLARFHARGRQIPFKVESLNRVGQWKQLWEKRLDQMEKVWSGKLYTEPENEFERLFLESFPYYMGLSENAIQYLADTEIDDKPTKIDHGTVCHERFTNTVWRGPYFVKNPFDWVFDHASRDLAEWVRERYFANIQTSQPEIKSFLTEYQSMTVLSPFSWRLLYARLLFPLHYYETVENYYITQSEQMKRQLEDQMRKYLNQSSDYERFLSHFYQIGDAPVKIGKLPPVDWLLR; this comes from the coding sequence ATGTTTCAAAAGATGTTAAAAGAAGTATATGGGATTTTTCCGGATTCAGAAGTGTCTCTTGGAAGATATCATGGATACAAGCAAAATGAAGGGCTATATTTGATTATGGACGCTAATGGGACAAAAGAGCAAGAAATAAGCGAGCTTTCAAAGATTGCTGACCATATGCAAAAAGCTGGTGACCGAAACGTATCCAAGCTGCTTTCAGACAAGGAAGGGAGGCAAGTTTGCGACTGGGAGGGCAGGAAGTATTGTGTGCTGCTGAATCGCGCAGCTCCAATGCCGGAAAAACTGCGAACTGGCAGGAAGCTGGCCAGATTCCATGCAAGAGGGCGGCAAATCCCCTTTAAGGTGGAAAGCTTGAACAGGGTTGGACAGTGGAAACAGCTCTGGGAAAAACGGCTTGACCAAATGGAAAAAGTATGGAGCGGAAAGCTTTATACTGAACCGGAGAACGAGTTTGAGAGACTGTTCCTGGAATCTTTCCCTTATTATATGGGTTTATCGGAAAATGCGATTCAATACCTGGCGGATACTGAGATTGATGATAAACCGACGAAAATCGACCATGGCACAGTTTGCCACGAACGCTTCACCAATACAGTCTGGAGAGGGCCTTATTTTGTCAAGAATCCATTCGATTGGGTATTCGACCATGCAAGCCGCGACCTGGCGGAGTGGGTTAGGGAGCGGTACTTTGCAAACATCCAGACGAGCCAGCCAGAAATTAAAAGCTTCCTTACCGAGTATCAAAGCATGACTGTGCTATCCCCATTTTCCTGGAGGCTCCTGTACGCGAGGCTGCTGTTCCCGCTTCATTATTATGAGACGGTTGAAAACTACTATATTACTCAATCAGAACAGATGAAGCGCCAGCTAGAGGACCAAATGCGGAAGTACCTGAACCAGAGCAGTGACTATGAGAGGTTTTTAAGCCATTTTTACCAGATTGGCGATGCACCGGTAAAAATCGGAAAGCTTCCTCCAGTCGACTGGTTATTACGGTAG
- a CDS encoding 2-hydroxyacid dehydrogenase, which translates to MKPYVFITRRMPEETIADLTDRFEVKMWDHEDIPAPREVLLAEAKKASGMITMLSDKIDEELLSAGENLKVVANLAVGFDNVDLEAATKRGIVVTNTPDVLTETTADLTFALLMAAARRIVEAADYIKADKWKGWGPYLLAGNDVYGKTIGIVGMGKIGEAVARRAKGFGMDILYHNRSRKPEAEKEIGAIYSSFDDVVTKADFVVSLAPLTAETKNLFTAEVFAKMKKSSIFINVGRGPVVDEQALYEALKRGEIAAAGLDVFEKEPISAGHPLLELPTVTALPHIGSASTETRTTMIRLCSANVKVVLSGDTPKTVVNKEVLQ; encoded by the coding sequence ATGAAGCCGTATGTATTTATCACGAGGAGAATGCCTGAAGAAACCATTGCTGATCTCACCGATAGATTCGAGGTTAAAATGTGGGATCATGAAGATATTCCTGCACCAAGAGAGGTTCTGCTTGCAGAGGCGAAAAAAGCAAGCGGAATGATCACGATGCTATCTGACAAAATTGACGAGGAGCTGCTGTCAGCGGGTGAAAACCTGAAAGTCGTCGCAAACCTCGCCGTCGGTTTTGACAATGTTGACCTCGAAGCGGCCACTAAGCGAGGAATCGTTGTGACCAATACACCGGATGTGTTGACAGAAACAACCGCTGATCTTACTTTTGCTTTGCTGATGGCTGCTGCAAGGCGCATTGTCGAAGCAGCTGATTATATCAAGGCAGACAAGTGGAAAGGCTGGGGCCCGTACCTGCTTGCAGGGAATGATGTCTATGGAAAGACAATCGGAATTGTCGGCATGGGCAAGATTGGTGAGGCCGTGGCCCGCCGCGCCAAAGGCTTCGGCATGGACATTCTTTACCATAACCGTTCCCGAAAGCCAGAAGCTGAAAAAGAAATAGGCGCTATATACAGCTCCTTTGATGATGTTGTTACAAAAGCTGATTTTGTCGTATCACTCGCCCCGTTGACAGCTGAAACTAAAAACCTTTTTACAGCAGAGGTCTTTGCCAAAATGAAAAAAAGCTCGATTTTCATCAATGTTGGACGTGGCCCGGTTGTGGACGAGCAGGCATTATATGAAGCACTTAAACGCGGGGAGATTGCGGCAGCAGGACTTGATGTTTTTGAAAAAGAACCCATTTCCGCCGGACATCCGCTGCTCGAACTTCCAACCGTGACAGCCCTCCCTCATATCGGCTCAGCAAGCACGGAAACCAGGACGACGATGATCAGGCTTTGTAGTGCAAATGTAAAAGTAGTCCTGAGCGGAGACACTCCTAAGACAGTTGTTAATAAGGAAGTGCTCCAATAA
- a CDS encoding homoserine dehydrogenase has translation MQAISVGLLGLGTVGSGVVRIIENHQDKLMHQVGCPVKVKKILVQDVEKERSVKVAPSLLTMNPYDIIEDPEIEVVIEVMGGIENTRTHMLQALKNKKNVVTANKDLMAVHGSELLTAAKENGCDLFFEASVAGGIPILRSLVDGLASDRITKMMGIVNGTTNYILTKMSQEGLAYDSVLKEAQDLGYAEANPASDVEGLDAARKMAILGTLGFSMQIDLDDVKVKGITEVTEDDLQYAKQLGYTMKLLGIAVREGDKVEVCVEPALLPSSHPLASVNNEYNAVYVYGEAVGETMFYGPGAGSLPTATAVVSDLVGVIKNMRLGVNGSSMIKPQYEKQLKDDGEVNSKHFLRLHVHDEVGVFSEITSLFANHNVSFEKILQMPLKEKELAEIVVVTHRASLKDYQNILMELGDLGVVKEIKSSYRVEGSVSP, from the coding sequence ATGCAGGCAATCTCGGTTGGGCTTCTTGGTTTAGGAACAGTGGGGTCGGGGGTGGTGAGAATCATTGAGAACCACCAGGATAAATTGATGCATCAGGTTGGTTGTCCAGTGAAGGTAAAAAAAATCCTCGTCCAGGATGTCGAAAAAGAAAGGTCAGTGAAGGTTGCCCCTTCCCTGCTTACGATGAACCCATACGATATCATCGAAGATCCTGAAATAGAAGTAGTCATTGAAGTAATGGGCGGAATCGAAAACACCAGGACCCATATGCTGCAAGCTTTGAAGAATAAAAAGAATGTGGTGACAGCTAATAAAGATTTGATGGCTGTCCATGGTTCGGAGTTATTGACGGCTGCGAAGGAAAATGGCTGCGATCTCTTTTTTGAAGCGAGCGTGGCAGGAGGAATTCCAATTTTGCGCAGTCTCGTTGACGGACTCGCATCTGATAGAATCACAAAGATGATGGGGATTGTAAATGGAACAACAAATTATATTTTAACAAAGATGAGCCAGGAGGGACTGGCATATGATAGCGTGCTGAAGGAAGCGCAGGACCTGGGATATGCGGAGGCGAATCCAGCATCTGATGTGGAAGGACTTGACGCGGCTAGGAAAATGGCAATCCTCGGAACACTCGGGTTCTCGATGCAAATTGACCTTGATGATGTAAAAGTAAAAGGAATCACAGAGGTTACGGAGGATGACCTCCAATATGCGAAGCAGCTTGGCTATACAATGAAATTGCTCGGTATCGCTGTCCGCGAAGGAGATAAAGTCGAGGTGTGTGTGGAGCCTGCTTTACTCCCATCATCCCATCCGCTGGCCTCAGTCAATAACGAGTACAATGCGGTATATGTATATGGTGAAGCGGTCGGGGAGACCATGTTTTACGGACCTGGCGCTGGAAGCCTGCCAACCGCAACAGCTGTTGTTTCAGACCTGGTTGGTGTCATTAAGAACATGCGTCTTGGAGTAAATGGGAGTTCTATGATAAAGCCGCAATATGAAAAGCAGCTGAAGGACGATGGTGAAGTGAATTCAAAGCATTTCCTCCGTCTCCATGTCCACGATGAAGTTGGTGTCTTTTCAGAAATAACCTCCCTTTTTGCAAATCATAATGTCAGCTTTGAAAAAATCCTTCAAATGCCTCTGAAGGAAAAGGAGCTTGCGGAAATCGTGGTTGTTACACATCGGGCTTCTCTTAAAGACTATCAAAATATACTGATGGAGCTGGGTGACCTGGGTGTAGTCAAGGAAATCAAGAGCTCCTACAGAGTCGAAGGGAGTGTCAGTCCATGA
- the thrC gene encoding threonine synthase, translated as MRWRGLLHEYRDYLPVSAHTPILTLHEGNTPLIRLDQLSEEWGLDLYAKVEGANPTGSFKDRGMVMAVAKAKEEGSDTVICASTGNTSASAAAYAARAGMRCIIVIPEGKIAMGKLAQAVMYGASIVSIEGNFDEALKMVRAISENEPVTLVNSVNPYRLEGQKTAAFEICDQLGGAPDILAIPVGNAGNISAYWKGFKEYHASRQTGLPRMFGFEAEGAAAIVQGKPIEQPETIATAIRIGNPASWNLAVAARDESEGTIDFVTDEEILQAYSSLASTEGIFAEPGSCASLAGIHKLLKQGGIPRGSRIVAILTGNGLKDPSTAIDISSISPVRLPNDERIVSEHIRGVVRQ; from the coding sequence ATGAGATGGCGCGGGCTGTTGCATGAATACCGAGATTACCTGCCAGTCAGTGCCCATACTCCCATTCTGACGCTGCATGAAGGAAATACTCCGCTCATCAGGCTTGACCAGCTGTCAGAGGAGTGGGGCCTGGATTTATATGCAAAAGTCGAGGGAGCGAACCCTACTGGTTCATTCAAGGACCGCGGGATGGTAATGGCAGTTGCCAAAGCCAAGGAGGAGGGGAGTGATACGGTCATCTGTGCCTCAACGGGAAACACCTCCGCTTCGGCTGCGGCTTATGCGGCAAGAGCTGGGATGAGATGCATCATTGTTATCCCAGAAGGGAAAATTGCCATGGGCAAACTCGCCCAGGCAGTGATGTATGGAGCGAGTATTGTTTCAATTGAAGGCAATTTTGACGAGGCATTGAAAATGGTCAGGGCCATCAGCGAAAATGAACCAGTCACCCTCGTCAATTCTGTGAATCCTTATCGGTTGGAAGGCCAAAAAACGGCTGCCTTCGAAATATGCGACCAGCTTGGCGGCGCACCTGATATTCTGGCGATCCCAGTGGGGAATGCCGGAAATATCAGCGCCTACTGGAAAGGTTTTAAAGAATATCACGCGAGCAGACAGACTGGCTTGCCGAGGATGTTCGGTTTTGAGGCAGAAGGTGCCGCTGCAATCGTACAGGGCAAGCCGATTGAGCAGCCGGAAACCATCGCAACAGCTATTCGAATTGGCAACCCCGCCAGCTGGAATCTAGCTGTTGCTGCCCGGGATGAATCAGAAGGAACCATTGATTTCGTCACCGATGAAGAAATTTTACAGGCGTATAGCAGCCTGGCATCCACAGAAGGCATTTTTGCTGAACCGGGTTCCTGTGCATCACTGGCAGGTATTCACAAGCTCTTAAAACAAGGGGGAATCCCTCGGGGTTCCAGGATTGTTGCTATACTGACGGGAAATGGATTGAAGGATCCTTCCACTGCAATCGATATCAGCTCCATCTCACCTGTTCGGCTGCCAAATGACGAGAGAATTGTCAGCGAGCATATCAGGGGTGTGGTAAGACAATGA
- the thrB gene encoding homoserine kinase, whose protein sequence is MNGVGEPYAAGISPKQIFSVKVPASSANLGPGFDSLAVALSLYLEVEAVPSDQWEVEPLSQSLMGFPRNEKNYICQVAIKTALMYKQTMPPLHISVKSEIPLARGLGSSAAAIVAGVELANEFCDLKLSLRDKLAVASGFEGHPDNAGACLFGGVVVGTQIGEDVDLTVLDQIHFDPILVVPRKELLTEISREVLPAAVDFQRSVQASAIANQLLAALMTQNWALAGKMMASDLFHQPYRKVLVPFYEDVQKKAIQSGAFGVALSGAGPSILCLAEPGKGEAIATDLKTFFEEMETYSLVIDRNGCSSSMKKSGFAT, encoded by the coding sequence ATGAATGGAGTCGGGGAACCATATGCTGCTGGCATCTCGCCAAAACAGATATTTTCGGTAAAAGTCCCGGCAAGCTCTGCGAACCTGGGGCCTGGTTTTGATTCCCTTGCTGTTGCCTTGAGCCTCTATCTGGAAGTTGAGGCTGTGCCTAGCGATCAATGGGAAGTTGAGCCGCTATCTCAGTCTTTAATGGGTTTTCCCCGGAATGAAAAGAATTATATTTGCCAGGTTGCCATTAAAACTGCTTTAATGTACAAGCAGACGATGCCTCCACTCCATATTTCTGTAAAAAGCGAAATTCCGCTGGCTAGAGGGCTGGGTTCCAGCGCCGCTGCCATCGTTGCGGGCGTGGAACTGGCCAATGAGTTCTGTGACTTAAAATTATCACTGCGGGATAAACTGGCGGTCGCTTCCGGATTTGAAGGCCATCCGGATAATGCCGGAGCCTGTCTTTTTGGCGGAGTAGTGGTAGGCACTCAAATAGGGGAAGATGTTGACTTGACAGTGCTCGACCAGATTCATTTTGATCCGATTCTGGTTGTCCCCCGGAAGGAATTGCTGACAGAAATTTCACGTGAGGTATTGCCGGCAGCCGTTGACTTCCAGCGCAGCGTCCAGGCGAGCGCCATTGCCAATCAGCTTCTTGCTGCTTTAATGACACAGAACTGGGCGCTTGCAGGCAAGATGATGGCTTCCGATTTGTTCCACCAGCCATACAGAAAGGTACTTGTGCCATTTTATGAGGATGTCCAGAAAAAAGCCATTCAGTCAGGGGCTTTTGGCGTCGCACTAAGCGGAGCGGGACCATCGATCCTGTGCCTTGCTGAACCAGGCAAGGGGGAGGCCATTGCAACAGACTTGAAAACTTTTTTTGAGGAAATGGAAACTTACAGTTTGGTGATCGATCGAAATGGATGCAGCTCCAGCATGAAAAAAAGCGGTTTTGCCACTTAG
- a CDS encoding NifU family protein gives MTEQQMFEQVQEVLDKLRPFLLRDGGDCELVDVEDGIVKLRLLGACGSCPSSTITLKAGIERALLEEVPGVVEVEQVF, from the coding sequence ATGACTGAACAGCAAATGTTTGAGCAAGTACAGGAAGTATTAGATAAATTGCGTCCATTCCTTCTTCGCGACGGTGGAGACTGCGAACTGGTTGATGTTGAAGATGGCATTGTAAAACTTCGCCTGCTGGGTGCATGCGGAAGCTGCCCGAGCTCCACAATCACGCTTAAAGCTGGAATCGAACGCGCCCTTTTAGAAGAAGTACCTGGCGTAGTTGAGGTTGAACAGGTATTCTAA
- a CDS encoding YuzD family protein has protein sequence MERKEVEIVVYGAEVLCPSCVNLPSSKETYEWLEAAIGRKYADQPFKITYVDIYNPPTEGDKKEFAERVIEEDMFYPVVLLEGKIVGEGNPKLKTIYAELEKYGYVPA, from the coding sequence ATGGAGCGGAAAGAAGTAGAAATTGTCGTTTACGGTGCAGAAGTTTTATGCCCGAGCTGTGTGAATCTTCCATCTTCAAAAGAGACGTATGAATGGCTAGAAGCTGCAATCGGCCGAAAATACGCAGACCAGCCTTTTAAAATTACTTATGTTGATATTTATAATCCTCCAACAGAGGGAGATAAAAAGGAATTCGCTGAAAGAGTGATTGAAGAAGACATGTTTTACCCTGTCGTCCTGCTCGAAGGCAAAATCGTTGGCGAAGGAAATCCAAAATTGAAAACAATTTATGCAGAATTAGAGAAATATGGGTATGTACCAGCTTAA
- a CDS encoding helix-turn-helix domain-containing protein, producing the protein MFFVVKYSEGFKLKLVKEYLSGKSGYKFLAKKYGMKDSTPILRWVKSYEKFGEEGLRRKRNKTVYSVQFKLEVLSFMKRTGSSETETALKFGLKNPPLIASWKKAFLEGGTEALDRLKGRSSMSEKAKNKKSKHIEEKEMTYEEKLERENELLRLEVEYLKKLRAFQMDPEGYLEKHKQRYHSNSKKPSN; encoded by the coding sequence GTGTTTTTTGTGGTCAAATATAGCGAAGGATTTAAATTAAAGTTAGTTAAAGAGTATCTAAGTGGGAAATCAGGTTATAAATTTTTAGCTAAAAAGTATGGCATGAAGGACAGTACACCAATTCTGAGATGGGTCAAATCCTATGAGAAATTCGGAGAGGAAGGATTAAGAAGAAAGAGAAATAAAACAGTTTATTCTGTTCAATTCAAGCTAGAAGTATTAAGCTTTATGAAGAGAACAGGTTCTTCAGAAACGGAAACGGCCCTCAAATTTGGGTTAAAGAATCCTCCTTTGATAGCCTCATGGAAGAAAGCTTTTCTTGAGGGTGGTACTGAAGCCCTAGATAGACTGAAAGGACGGTCATCCATGTCTGAAAAAGCTAAGAATAAAAAAAGTAAACATATCGAAGAGAAAGAAATGACATATGAAGAAAAATTAGAACGGGAAAACGAACTTCTTCGGTTAGAGGTAGAATACTTAAAAAAGTTGCGAGCTTTTCAGATGGATCCGGAAGGCTATCTCGAAAAGCACAAGCAGCGTTATCATTCGAACTCAAAGAAACCTTCAAACTAA
- a CDS encoding IS3 family transposase, whose amino-acid sequence MLKKVASFSDGSGRLSRKAQAALSFELKETFKLKDVLLVVGMPESSYHYHIKMMKRANPNQQLEETIQSIFEENNGNYGYRRIKLELKNTGVKVNHKKVYRIMNKLGLQCEKFSRKSRKYSSYNGVVGTIAKNRINRRFHTNVCHQKLTTDITEFKCSDGVKLYLNPIMDMFNGEILSYGMSMRPTLELALRPLEEALEIVKDSKFRTTVHSDQGWHYQHNKWVKTLKEHKVFQSMSRKGNCLDNSPMENFFGLMKQEMYYGEALCPFEDLKKRIEEYVNYYNNKRIKQKLAGMSPVQYRIHTSQLAA is encoded by the coding sequence ATACTTAAAAAAGTTGCGAGCTTTTCAGATGGATCCGGAAGGCTATCTCGAAAAGCACAAGCAGCGTTATCATTCGAACTCAAAGAAACCTTCAAACTAAAAGATGTGTTACTGGTAGTTGGCATGCCTGAATCCTCGTACCATTATCATATAAAAATGATGAAGAGGGCAAATCCAAACCAGCAGCTGGAGGAAACTATCCAATCCATTTTCGAAGAAAATAACGGAAATTATGGTTATCGACGCATCAAATTAGAATTGAAGAATACTGGGGTAAAGGTGAACCACAAGAAGGTCTATCGCATCATGAATAAACTTGGACTCCAATGCGAAAAGTTCAGTAGGAAATCTAGAAAGTACAGTTCTTACAATGGAGTTGTTGGAACTATTGCCAAAAACCGTATTAATCGTCGTTTTCACACAAACGTGTGCCATCAAAAATTGACAACAGATATTACAGAATTTAAGTGTTCAGACGGTGTGAAACTATACCTTAATCCAATTATGGACATGTTCAATGGTGAAATTCTTTCGTATGGGATGAGTATGCGCCCTACCTTAGAATTAGCGCTCAGACCTCTCGAGGAAGCACTAGAAATTGTCAAAGATTCAAAGTTCAGAACTACTGTACATTCCGATCAAGGTTGGCATTATCAACATAATAAATGGGTTAAAACGCTCAAGGAACATAAGGTATTCCAAAGTATGTCGCGAAAAGGGAACTGTTTGGATAATTCCCCCATGGAGAACTTTTTTGGATTAATGAAACAGGAAATGTATTATGGGGAAGCGCTATGCCCATTTGAGGATTTAAAAAAGAGAATTGAAGAATATGTCAATTATTATAATAACAAACGCATAAAGCAAAAATTGGCCGGCATGAGCCCGGTTCAATACCGTATTCATACCAGCCAATTAGCTGCTTAA